In Erigeron canadensis isolate Cc75 chromosome 6, C_canadensis_v1, whole genome shotgun sequence, the following are encoded in one genomic region:
- the LOC122605506 gene encoding histone H2A.Z-specific chaperone CHZ1: MTDLNEAHQPNVPLPSKRKPTAEDDEIDTAKKIRPETTPAAAVEEKIINGEKTETENDDEDSEEYEAEDEVGSDDDDSDGEEENTNGKGKGIMKDDKGKGKMIEESDDDSDDGSATDSDGDDDLSDDPLAEVDLDNILPSRTRGRSAANSGLRISSNAADGDDKNVK, translated from the coding sequence ATGACTGACCTTAACGAAGCTCATCAACCAAACGTCCCTTTACCTTCCAAACGCAAGCCCACCGCCGAAGACGACGAAATCGACACCGCCAAAAAAATCCGTCCAGAAACCACTCCCGCCGCCGCCGTCGAAGAAAAAATCATTAACGGCGAAAAAACCGAAACGGAAAATGACGACGAAGATTCAGAAGAGTATGAAGCTGAAGATGAAGTTGGTTCAGATGATGACGATTCAGATGGAGAAGAAGAAAATACGAatggaaaaggaaaaggaataATGAAGGATGataaaggaaaaggaaaaatgatTGAAGAATCTGATGATGATTCCGATGACGGAAGTGCAACTGATTCTGACGGTGATGATGACCTCTCCGATGATCCGTTGGCGGAGGTTGATTTGGATAACATTCTGCCGTCGAGGACGCGAGGTCGATCTGCGGCTAACTCTGGACTTCGTATTTCGTCCAATGCTGCTGATGGTGATGATAAGAATGTTAAATGA